One Bradyrhizobium sp. ISRA464 genomic window carries:
- a CDS encoding mechanosensitive ion channel domain-containing protein, with protein sequence MDMSLKDVLESIQMAARSVGAEIASPWFYLQFGIILAAAGISYAADTAIHARVDMSSLAMRWPLPLRHFARVMVASASTAVFAVLMIISRIVMWHTTWPSRSYLIAVSAKLALAWLVIRLVTSVIDNAFIVKLVSIAAWVVAALSIIGELNWAADTLDSVGVVVGGLRLTPLLLIKAGAVLIVALWLTNIASNFAESRINRATDLTPSIQVLLVKIIRIGLMVMAVAIALDAVGINLSALAVFTGAAGVGIGLGLQKIVANFISGLILLVDKSVKPGDLVTIGDSSGKISAMKTRYISVAAGDGREFLIPNEDLVTQKVTNWTYTDKNTLVKIAFATNYDADPKLVCQLAIDTAAAHERAIKGKPPSCILTEFAEFGMKFSLTFWIADPDGMDRVKSDVMLALWDAFKGRGIHVPYPVRELRVRGGALPVESVVEVSS encoded by the coding sequence ATGGACATGAGCCTCAAGGACGTCCTGGAATCGATCCAAATGGCGGCGCGCTCGGTCGGGGCCGAGATCGCCTCGCCCTGGTTCTACCTTCAGTTCGGCATCATCCTCGCGGCCGCGGGGATTTCCTACGCCGCCGACACCGCCATTCACGCGCGGGTCGACATGTCGTCGCTGGCGATGCGCTGGCCGCTGCCGCTCCGGCACTTCGCGCGCGTGATGGTGGCGAGCGCCTCCACCGCCGTGTTCGCGGTCCTGATGATCATCTCGCGGATCGTGATGTGGCACACGACCTGGCCAAGCCGCAGCTACCTGATCGCGGTCTCCGCCAAGCTGGCCCTGGCGTGGCTGGTCATCCGCCTGGTGACGTCGGTGATCGACAACGCCTTCATCGTCAAGCTGGTCTCGATCGCGGCCTGGGTGGTCGCCGCGCTGAGCATCATCGGCGAGCTCAACTGGGCCGCGGACACGCTGGATTCGGTCGGCGTCGTGGTCGGCGGCCTCAGGCTGACGCCGCTGCTGCTGATCAAGGCCGGCGCGGTTTTGATCGTGGCGCTGTGGCTGACCAACATCGCCAGCAATTTCGCCGAGAGCCGCATCAACCGCGCCACCGACCTGACGCCGTCGATCCAGGTGCTGCTGGTCAAGATCATCCGCATCGGGCTGATGGTGATGGCGGTCGCCATCGCGCTCGACGCGGTCGGCATCAACCTCTCGGCGCTTGCCGTGTTCACCGGCGCAGCCGGCGTCGGCATCGGTCTCGGTCTGCAGAAGATCGTCGCCAATTTCATCAGCGGGCTGATCCTGCTGGTCGACAAATCGGTGAAGCCGGGCGACCTCGTCACCATCGGCGACAGCTCGGGCAAGATCAGCGCGATGAAGACGCGCTACATCTCGGTCGCCGCCGGCGACGGCCGCGAGTTTCTGATCCCGAACGAGGATCTGGTGACGCAGAAGGTCACCAACTGGACCTATACCGACAAGAACACGCTGGTGAAGATCGCCTTCGCCACCAATTACGATGCCGATCCCAAGCTGGTCTGCCAACTTGCGATCGACACCGCTGCAGCCCATGAGCGCGCCATCAAGGGCAAGCCGCCGAGCTGCATCCTGACCGAATTCGCCGAGTTCGGCATGAAATTCTCGCTGACCTTCTGGATCGCCGATCCCGACGGCATGGACAGGGTAAAGAGCGACGTGATGCTGGCGCTGTGGGACGCCTTCAAGGGTCGCGGCATCCACGTGCCCTACCCGGTGCGGGAACTCCGCGTCCGTGGCGGCGCGCTCCCGGTCGAGAGCGTGGTGGAGGTTTCCAGCTAG
- a CDS encoding potassium/proton antiporter, with amino-acid sequence MASLDAVSIAILLGAVLVMAGILSSLLALRFGAPLLLVFLLVGMLAGDSGPGHLQFDDVRTTYLVGSVALALILFDGGLKTRFASIRTVLAPSMMLATAGVLLTALVTAPVARYVLDLNWIESLLVGAVVASTDAAAVFLLVHTQGLRLRPRVGATLEAESGTNDPFAIFLTLMLVEFISIGQSSASHIAMEFIQEAVLGAVIGVVGGRLVVLALNYVALPQGLHAPFVTTAALVIFGGSQIVHASGFLAVYLAGIIIGNRPTRAHNSVVTFLDAATWLAQIVMFVLLGLLVSPHRLVASAGGAVLVAFALMLVARPLAVLVCLAPFKFNWREKVFIAWTGLRGAVAIFLASIPMLVGLSKAYLYFDVAFVVVIISLLLQGWTLAPAARRLHVALPRTERGPRRVELDLPGQLEQQLVGYPVRPKSLYFRRGLIPSWSKPTLVIRDERILTPTEADPVEPGDYLYLLAPPERAEALDRFFVDMPPSTAPDPHLLGDFMVSGEHTLGELAEIYGVKVDENQAKLTLADYFDINLDRAPKEGAELALDAIVLVARNISGGRVNVVGLRLPEEEEEAVPQTRMQILRRKLADIWASVAGV; translated from the coding sequence ATGGCTTCCCTCGACGCGGTCAGCATAGCAATCCTGCTCGGCGCCGTTCTGGTGATGGCCGGCATCCTGTCGAGCCTGCTGGCATTGCGGTTCGGCGCCCCCCTGCTTCTGGTGTTCTTGCTGGTCGGCATGCTGGCCGGGGATTCCGGGCCTGGCCACCTCCAGTTCGACGACGTCCGCACCACCTACCTGGTCGGCTCAGTGGCGCTGGCGCTGATCCTGTTCGACGGCGGGTTGAAGACGCGATTTGCCAGCATCCGCACGGTGCTGGCGCCCTCGATGATGCTGGCGACCGCGGGCGTGCTGCTGACCGCGCTGGTCACGGCGCCGGTCGCCCGCTATGTACTCGACCTCAACTGGATCGAGTCGCTCCTGGTCGGCGCCGTCGTCGCCTCGACCGACGCCGCGGCGGTGTTCCTTTTGGTGCACACCCAGGGCCTGCGCCTGCGCCCGCGTGTCGGCGCGACGCTGGAGGCCGAATCCGGCACCAACGACCCGTTCGCGATCTTCCTCACCCTGATGCTGGTCGAGTTCATCTCGATCGGCCAGAGCTCGGCGTCGCATATCGCGATGGAGTTCATCCAGGAGGCGGTGCTCGGCGCCGTCATCGGGGTGGTCGGCGGCCGGCTGGTGGTGCTGGCGCTGAACTATGTGGCGCTGCCGCAAGGGCTGCACGCGCCGTTCGTCACCACCGCCGCGCTGGTGATCTTCGGCGGCTCGCAGATCGTGCATGCCTCGGGGTTTCTCGCCGTCTACCTCGCCGGCATCATCATCGGCAACCGGCCGACCCGCGCGCATAATTCCGTGGTGACGTTTCTCGACGCCGCGACCTGGCTGGCGCAGATCGTGATGTTCGTGCTGCTCGGCCTCTTGGTGTCGCCGCATCGCCTGGTCGCGAGTGCAGGCGGGGCGGTGCTGGTGGCGTTCGCGCTGATGCTGGTGGCGCGGCCGCTGGCGGTGCTGGTCTGCCTCGCGCCGTTCAAGTTCAACTGGCGGGAGAAGGTCTTCATCGCCTGGACCGGGCTGCGCGGCGCCGTCGCGATCTTCCTCGCCTCGATCCCGATGCTGGTCGGCCTGTCCAAGGCCTATCTCTATTTCGACGTCGCCTTCGTCGTCGTCATCATCTCGCTGCTGCTGCAGGGCTGGACGCTGGCGCCAGCGGCGCGGCGGCTGCATGTCGCGCTGCCGCGCACCGAGCGCGGCCCGCGCCGCGTCGAACTGGATCTGCCCGGCCAGCTCGAACAGCAGCTGGTCGGTTATCCGGTCCGGCCGAAGAGCCTGTATTTCCGCCGCGGCCTGATCCCGTCCTGGTCGAAGCCGACGCTAGTGATCCGCGACGAGCGGATCCTGACACCGACCGAGGCCGATCCCGTCGAGCCCGGCGACTACCTCTATCTGCTGGCGCCGCCGGAGCGCGCCGAGGCGCTCGATCGCTTCTTCGTCGACATGCCGCCGTCGACCGCACCCGACCCGCATCTGCTGGGCGACTTCATGGTCTCGGGTGAGCACACGCTTGGCGAGCTCGCCGAGATCTACGGCGTCAAGGTCGATGAAAACCAGGCCAAACTGACGCTGGCGGATTACTTCGACATCAATCTCGACCGCGCGCCGAAGGAAGGCGCCGAGCTCGCGCTGGATGCGATTGTCCTGGTGGCGCGCAATATCAGCGGCGGCCGCGTCAATGTCGTCGGCCTTCGTCTGCCGGAAGAAGAGGAGGAGGCCGTGCCGCAGACGCGGATGCAGATCCTCCGGCGCAAGCTTGCGGATATCTGGGCGTCGGTGGCGGGGGTCTGA
- the modC gene encoding molybdenum ABC transporter ATP-binding protein, with the protein MLRVDITKQLGEFTLAASFASEGRVTGLFGASGSGKTSLINTIAGLLRPDRGTIVIDGETVDDTSAGIHVPTYRRRIGYVFQDARLFPHLDVRQNLDYGRRMNGLADDPAQRKRVVELLDIGALLDRRPGKLSGGERQRVALGRALLSKPRLLLLDEPLGALDEGRKLEILPYLVRLRDEAGIPMVYVSHDAAELRQLATQIVMLRLGQVTAFGGVKVLTTTS; encoded by the coding sequence ATGCTGCGCGTCGACATCACCAAGCAGCTCGGCGAGTTCACGCTTGCGGCGTCGTTCGCCAGCGAGGGCCGCGTCACCGGGCTGTTCGGCGCCTCCGGCTCCGGCAAGACCTCGCTGATCAATACCATTGCCGGGCTGTTGCGCCCCGACCGCGGCACCATCGTGATCGACGGCGAAACCGTCGACGACACCTCGGCCGGCATCCACGTCCCGACCTATCGCCGCCGCATCGGCTACGTCTTCCAGGACGCGCGGCTGTTTCCGCACCTCGATGTCCGGCAAAATCTCGATTACGGCCGCCGCATGAACGGGCTCGCCGACGATCCCGCGCAGCGCAAGCGGGTGGTCGAGCTGCTCGACATCGGCGCGCTGCTCGACCGCCGTCCCGGAAAGCTCTCCGGCGGCGAGCGCCAGCGGGTCGCGCTCGGCCGGGCGCTGCTCTCGAAGCCGCGGCTGCTGCTGCTGGACGAGCCGCTGGGTGCGCTCGACGAGGGCCGCAAGCTCGAGATCCTGCCCTACCTGGTGCGGCTGCGGGACGAGGCCGGTATCCCCATGGTCTATGTCAGCCACGACGCCGCCGAGCTGCGCCAGCTCGCCACCCAGATCGTGATGCTGCGCCTCGGCCAGGTGACTGCCTTCGGCGGTGTCAAGGTGCTGACGACGACGTCGTAG
- the modB gene encoding molybdate ABC transporter permease subunit yields the protein MFEISPTEWTAILLSLRVAVIATLVATPFGIALAWLLARRDFWGKSILDAAVHLPLVLPPVVTGYLLLLTFGRRGLVGAWLANHLGIVFAFRWTGAALACGVMSFPLLVRPIRLSIEAIDRRLEQAAETLGAAPWRVFATVTLPLALPGVLAGMVLGFAKAIGEFGATITFVSNIPGETQTISSAVYSLIQTPEGDRAAGRLVIISIVIAMGALVAAEWFARRATARLHGQ from the coding sequence GTGTTTGAGATTTCGCCAACCGAGTGGACGGCGATCCTGCTCTCGCTCAGGGTCGCCGTCATCGCAACGCTGGTGGCGACTCCGTTCGGAATCGCGCTCGCCTGGCTGCTGGCACGGCGCGATTTCTGGGGCAAATCCATCCTCGATGCCGCCGTGCACCTGCCGCTGGTGCTGCCGCCGGTCGTCACCGGCTATCTGCTGCTGCTGACCTTCGGTCGGCGCGGCCTGGTCGGCGCCTGGCTGGCCAACCATCTCGGCATCGTCTTCGCCTTCCGCTGGACCGGCGCGGCGCTCGCCTGCGGCGTGATGTCGTTTCCGCTTCTGGTGCGGCCGATCCGCCTCTCGATCGAGGCAATCGACCGGCGGCTCGAACAGGCGGCCGAGACGCTCGGCGCCGCTCCCTGGCGGGTGTTCGCGACGGTGACGCTGCCGCTCGCTCTGCCGGGCGTGCTCGCCGGCATGGTCCTCGGCTTCGCCAAGGCGATCGGCGAGTTCGGCGCGACGATTACCTTTGTCTCCAACATCCCCGGCGAAACCCAGACCATTTCGTCGGCGGTCTATTCGCTGATCCAGACGCCGGAGGGCGACCGCGCCGCCGGGCGGCTCGTGATCATCTCGATCGTGATCGCGATGGGCGCACTCGTCGCCGCGGAGTGGTTCGCGCGCCGCGCCACCGCACGCCTGCACGGACAATAG
- the modA gene encoding molybdate ABC transporter substrate-binding protein codes for MSRIVGLFTAFVILLGAMHSPAAADDKTLTVFAAASMKNALDDIDAAYTAKTGVKINASYAASSALAKQIEQGAPADVFVSADTDWMDYAIKQKTINEPTRINLLGNSIVLIAPKDSKIDNVNIAPGFDLAKLAGDGKIATGDVKAVPVGKYAKAALEKLGAWQAAEPKFAMAESVRAALTLVARGEAVLGIVYSTDAKVEPGVKIVGTFPADTHPAIIYPVAATTNAKPETSDYLAFLRSSAAKTILEKYGFKFLISPTT; via the coding sequence ATGTCACGTATTGTCGGACTCTTCACCGCCTTCGTTATCCTGCTCGGCGCGATGCATTCGCCCGCCGCAGCCGACGACAAGACGCTGACCGTCTTCGCCGCGGCCTCGATGAAGAATGCGCTCGACGACATCGACGCGGCCTATACCGCGAAGACCGGCGTCAAGATCAACGCCAGCTATGCCGCAAGCTCGGCGCTCGCCAAGCAGATCGAGCAGGGCGCGCCGGCTGACGTGTTCGTCTCCGCCGATACCGACTGGATGGACTATGCGATCAAGCAGAAGACCATCAACGAGCCGACCCGGATCAATCTGCTCGGCAACTCGATCGTGCTGATCGCGCCGAAGGATTCCAAAATCGACAATGTCAACATCGCCCCGGGCTTCGACCTCGCCAAGCTTGCCGGCGACGGCAAGATCGCGACCGGTGATGTCAAGGCCGTGCCGGTCGGCAAATACGCCAAGGCGGCGCTGGAGAAGCTCGGCGCGTGGCAGGCGGCGGAGCCGAAATTCGCGATGGCCGAAAGCGTGCGCGCCGCGCTGACGCTGGTAGCGCGCGGTGAGGCCGTGCTCGGCATCGTCTATTCGACCGACGCCAAGGTCGAGCCGGGCGTCAAGATCGTCGGCACCTTCCCGGCCGACACCCACCCCGCCATCATCTATCCGGTGGCGGCGACCACAAATGCGAAGCCGGAGACCTCCGACTATCTCGCCTTCCTGCGCTCGTCCGCGGCGAAGACGATCCTCGAGAAGTACGGCTTCAAGTTCCTGATCAGCCCGACGACCTGA
- the mepA gene encoding penicillin-insensitive murein endopeptidase, whose translation MTPRLLLIPLLLSALIATSSAWSQDKGSLDPKPLPPLANPKDPKIGAKELFARKVLPAAMPTQSIGSYAKGCLAGAVKMPLNGDTWQVMRLSRNRYWGHPAMIALLKRLAAKAHKDAGWPGILVGDIGQPRGGPALSGHASHQIGLDADIWLTPMPDHRLSREEREEMSAVMMVRDDRLDVDPRVFTPGHVLVLRDAAQEPAVQRIFVNAAIKKALCREAKGDRSWLSKIRPWWGHDYHFHIRMRCPPGSPECKGQPSQSGDEGCKPSDLAFWFKDSVLHPKPPPKPPKPRPPMTLAQLPADCKAVLNAPDAKQ comes from the coding sequence ATGACACCCCGCCTGCTTCTGATCCCGCTCCTGCTCTCCGCCCTCATCGCCACCAGTTCCGCCTGGTCGCAGGACAAGGGCTCCCTCGACCCCAAGCCGCTGCCGCCGCTCGCCAACCCCAAGGATCCGAAGATCGGGGCGAAGGAATTGTTCGCACGCAAGGTCCTGCCGGCCGCGATGCCGACGCAGTCGATCGGCTCCTATGCGAAGGGCTGTCTCGCCGGCGCCGTGAAGATGCCGCTGAACGGCGACACTTGGCAGGTGATGCGGCTGTCGCGCAACCGCTACTGGGGCCACCCGGCGATGATCGCGCTATTGAAGCGGCTTGCGGCGAAGGCGCACAAGGACGCGGGCTGGCCCGGCATCCTGGTCGGCGACATCGGCCAGCCACGCGGCGGCCCCGCGCTCTCTGGCCACGCCAGTCACCAGATCGGGCTCGATGCCGACATCTGGCTGACGCCGATGCCCGATCACAGATTGTCGCGCGAAGAGCGCGAGGAGATGTCGGCGGTCATGATGGTGCGCGACGACCGCCTCGACGTTGATCCGCGCGTCTTCACGCCCGGTCATGTGCTCGTGCTCCGCGACGCGGCGCAGGAGCCGGCCGTGCAGCGCATCTTCGTCAACGCTGCGATCAAGAAGGCGCTGTGCCGCGAAGCCAAGGGCGATCGGAGCTGGTTGTCGAAGATCAGGCCGTGGTGGGGCCACGACTACCATTTCCACATCCGGATGCGATGCCCGCCCGGAAGCCCCGAATGCAAGGGACAGCCGTCGCAGTCGGGGGACGAAGGCTGCAAGCCCTCCGACCTCGCCTTCTGGTTCAAGGACTCGGTGCTGCATCCGAAACCCCCGCCGAAACCGCCGAAGCCGCGCCCGCCGATGACGCTGGCGCAGCTGCCGGCAGACTGCAAAGCGGTACTGAACGCGCCGGACGCCAAGCAATAA
- a CDS encoding EAL domain-containing protein — MPIMRPKKIKKPKQAAMHRRRGHQAKPAPNLSGSSHRAAAEIGELVRQRAQAEAAIAEARKSNERLREAIDILPQGIVFLDAEGRYILWNKKYSEIYKRSSDLFEHGARLEDTIRIGVERGDYPEATGREEEWIAERLKKMYQPGERHEQVLADGRVVLIEERLTSDGGIVGLRVDITELKQREASFRLLFDGNPVPMILCALDGERILSVNDAAVAHYGYARAEFEKLTIRSLQAFDPELPWAAGRSTDEQAARTWKHVRADGTLIDLAIYSRQLMHGDRPAMLLALMDMTERKRAEARLAFMAQHDSLTGLPNRNLLRQQMDDMLQHTRRSSDNVAVLMLGLDNFKAVNDTLGHGVGDKLLRGVAKRLRSTLREEDALARLNSDEFTIVQSGVVRPEDAVLLAKRILDAIGEPYLLEGHSVVIGASIGIAMSPGDGEDSEKLLKSADMALSRAKSEFRGTFSFFEAEMDARAQSRRKIEIDLRDAIQNEGLRPYYQPLVDLASGRITGFEALVRWPHPERGMISPGEFIPVAEETGLINPLGGLMLHRACMDAAQWPDDVRVAVNLSPLQFRTGNLLSLVTDALKRSGLPARRLELEITETLLLEKSSQVLATLHALRALGVRMSMDDFGTGYSSLSYLRSFPFDKIKIDQSFVRDLGANRDAQAIVRSIVSLGMGLGVTITAEGVETEAELSCLRAEGCHEGQGFLFSRARPNAEVVSLLQAQRGAEVRSALVA; from the coding sequence ATGCCGATAATGCGGCCGAAAAAGATCAAGAAACCGAAGCAGGCTGCAATGCACCGTCGCCGTGGCCACCAGGCCAAGCCTGCGCCGAACCTGTCGGGCAGTTCGCACCGTGCTGCCGCCGAAATCGGCGAGCTGGTGCGTCAGCGTGCGCAGGCCGAGGCGGCGATCGCGGAGGCGCGCAAGTCCAACGAGCGGCTGCGCGAGGCGATCGATATTCTGCCGCAGGGCATCGTGTTTCTCGACGCCGAGGGTCGCTACATCCTCTGGAACAAGAAATACTCGGAAATCTACAAGCGCAGCTCGGATCTCTTCGAGCATGGCGCGCGGCTGGAAGACACCATCCGCATCGGTGTTGAACGTGGCGATTATCCCGAGGCGACGGGCCGCGAGGAGGAATGGATCGCCGAGCGGCTCAAGAAGATGTACCAGCCAGGCGAGCGGCACGAGCAGGTGCTCGCCGACGGCCGCGTCGTCCTGATCGAGGAACGGCTGACCTCGGATGGCGGCATTGTCGGGCTGCGCGTCGACATCACCGAGCTGAAGCAACGCGAAGCGTCGTTCCGCCTGCTGTTCGACGGCAACCCGGTGCCGATGATCCTGTGCGCGCTCGACGGTGAGCGGATTCTCAGCGTCAACGATGCGGCGGTCGCCCATTACGGCTATGCCCGCGCCGAGTTCGAGAAGCTCACGATCCGGAGCTTGCAGGCGTTCGATCCAGAACTGCCCTGGGCCGCGGGGCGCAGCACCGATGAACAGGCCGCGCGGACCTGGAAGCACGTTCGCGCCGACGGCACGCTGATCGATCTTGCGATCTATTCGCGCCAGTTGATGCACGGCGACCGGCCGGCCATGCTGCTCGCGCTGATGGACATGACCGAGCGCAAGCGTGCCGAGGCGCGGCTCGCCTTCATGGCGCAGCATGACAGTCTGACCGGCCTGCCGAACCGCAATCTGTTGCGGCAGCAGATGGACGACATGCTGCAGCACACCCGCCGCAGCTCGGACAATGTCGCGGTGCTGATGCTCGGGCTCGACAATTTCAAGGCGGTCAACGATACGCTCGGCCATGGCGTCGGCGACAAGTTGTTGCGCGGCGTGGCCAAGCGGTTGCGCTCGACCTTGCGCGAGGAGGATGCGCTGGCCCGACTCAATTCCGACGAGTTCACGATCGTGCAGAGCGGCGTGGTCCGGCCCGAGGACGCGGTCTTGCTGGCCAAGCGCATCCTGGATGCGATCGGCGAGCCTTATCTGCTCGAGGGGCATTCGGTGGTGATCGGCGCCAGCATCGGCATCGCGATGTCGCCCGGCGACGGCGAGGATTCGGAAAAGCTGCTGAAGAGCGCCGACATGGCGCTGTCGCGGGCCAAGAGCGAATTCCGCGGCACCTTCTCCTTCTTCGAGGCGGAGATGGATGCGCGCGCCCAGAGCCGGCGCAAGATCGAGATCGATCTGCGCGACGCGATCCAGAACGAGGGCCTGAGGCCGTACTACCAGCCCTTGGTCGATCTCGCGAGCGGACGCATCACCGGCTTCGAGGCGCTGGTGCGCTGGCCGCATCCGGAGCGCGGCATGATCTCGCCCGGTGAGTTCATCCCGGTGGCGGAGGAGACCGGGCTGATCAACCCGCTGGGCGGGCTGATGCTGCACCGCGCCTGCATGGACGCGGCGCAGTGGCCGGATGACGTCCGCGTCGCGGTCAACCTCTCGCCGCTGCAGTTCCGCACCGGCAATCTGCTGTCGCTCGTCACCGACGCGTTGAAGCGATCCGGTCTGCCGGCGCGGCGGCTCGAACTCGAGATTACCGAGACGCTGCTGCTGGAGAAGAGCAGCCAGGTGCTGGCCACGCTGCATGCGCTGCGCGCGCTCGGGGTGCGCATGTCGATGGACGATTTCGGCACCGGCTATTCGAGCCTGAGCTATCTGCGCAGCTTCCCGTTCGACAAGATCAAGATCGACCAGTCGTTCGTGCGCGACCTCGGCGCGAACCGCGACGCGCAGGCGATTGTGCGCTCGATCGTCAGCCTCGGCATGGGGCTCGGCGTCACCATCACCGCGGAGGGTGTCGAGACCGAGGCCGAGCTGAGCTGCCTGCGCGCCGAAGGTTGCCACGAGGGCCAGGGTTTTCTGTTCAGCCGCGCCCGGCCGAACGCCGAGGTCGTCAGCCTGCTGCAGGCCCAGCGCGGGGCGGAAGTGAGATCGGCGCTGGTGGCGTAG
- a CDS encoding isoprenylcysteine carboxylmethyltransferase family protein codes for MLKLPPPIWTLIYLLLGVTLSWSLDWPRLPGLPLPLFGLALVVIAFGPPVWAFVLFRREGTEIEPTSPTNRKLVTSGPYQFTRNPMYLGLVLLALGIAIRVGAWPMLIAPVGVFATANWVHIPFEEAKMRRQFGAAYDDYVARVRRWI; via the coding sequence ATGCTCAAGCTCCCTCCGCCGATCTGGACGTTGATCTATCTCCTGCTTGGCGTGACGCTGAGCTGGTCGCTCGACTGGCCGAGGCTGCCCGGCCTGCCGCTTCCGCTGTTCGGACTTGCGTTGGTGGTCATCGCGTTCGGTCCGCCGGTGTGGGCTTTCGTCCTATTCCGGCGAGAGGGCACCGAAATCGAACCGACGTCGCCGACCAACCGGAAACTGGTGACCAGCGGTCCCTACCAGTTCACCCGCAACCCTATGTACCTGGGCCTCGTGCTGCTGGCCCTGGGCATTGCGATACGGGTTGGAGCCTGGCCGATGTTGATTGCGCCGGTCGGCGTATTCGCGACGGCCAATTGGGTTCACATTCCCTTCGAGGAAGCCAAGATGCGCCGGCAGTTCGGAGCAGCCTATGACGACTATGTCGCCCGGGTGCGGCGCTGGATCTAA
- the lepA gene encoding translation elongation factor 4: protein MTTAPISNIRNFSIVAHIDHGKSTLADRLIQMTGGLSDREMAGKEQVLDSMDIERERGITIKAQTVRLNYRAKDGKDYIFNLMDTPGHVDFAYEVSRSLAACEGSLLVVDASQGVEAQTLANVYQALDNNHEIVPVLNKVDLPAAEPEKVKQQIEDVIGIDASDAVMISAKTGLGVPEVLEAIVTRLPPPKGDRDATLKALLVDSWYDVYLGVVVLIRVVDGVMKKGQRIRMMGTGAAYDIERVGFFTPKMEQVEELGPGEIGFITAAIKEVADTRVGDTITDDRKPISEMLPGFKPAIPVVFCGLFPVDANDFETLRAAMGKLRLNDASFSYEMETSAALGFGFRCGFLGLLHLEIIQERLSREFDLNLIATAPSVIYKMKLTDGSELEIHNPVDMPDVVKIAEIDEPWIEATILTPDEYLGSVLKLCQDRRGSQKELTYVGTRAMVKYDLPLNEVVFDFYDRLKSVSKGYASFDYHLTDYKPADLVKMQILVNAEPVDALSMLVHRTRAEGRGRAMVEKMKELIPPHMFQIPIQAAIGGKVIARETVRALRKDVTAKCYGGDITRKRKLLEKQKEGKKKMRQFGKVDIPQEAFIAALKVDS from the coding sequence ATGACAACCGCCCCGATTTCCAACATCCGCAACTTCTCCATCGTCGCCCATATCGACCATGGCAAATCGACCCTGGCCGACCGCCTGATCCAGATGACGGGCGGGCTGTCGGATCGCGAAATGGCGGGCAAGGAGCAGGTGCTCGATTCCATGGACATCGAGCGCGAGCGCGGCATCACCATCAAGGCGCAGACCGTCCGGCTGAACTACCGCGCCAAGGACGGCAAGGATTACATCTTCAACCTGATGGACACGCCCGGCCATGTCGACTTCGCCTACGAGGTCTCGCGGTCGCTGGCGGCCTGCGAGGGTTCCCTGCTCGTGGTCGACGCCAGCCAGGGCGTCGAGGCGCAGACGCTCGCCAACGTCTACCAGGCGCTCGACAACAACCACGAGATCGTGCCGGTCCTGAACAAGGTCGACCTGCCGGCCGCCGAGCCGGAGAAGGTGAAGCAGCAGATCGAGGACGTGATCGGCATCGATGCGTCCGACGCCGTGATGATCTCGGCCAAGACCGGGCTCGGCGTGCCCGAGGTGCTGGAGGCGATCGTCACCCGCCTGCCGCCGCCGAAGGGCGACCGCGACGCGACGCTGAAGGCGCTCCTGGTCGACAGCTGGTACGACGTCTATCTCGGCGTGGTCGTGCTGATCCGCGTGGTCGACGGCGTGATGAAGAAGGGCCAGCGCATCCGGATGATGGGCACCGGCGCCGCCTACGACATCGAGCGCGTCGGTTTCTTCACCCCGAAGATGGAGCAGGTCGAGGAGCTCGGCCCCGGCGAGATCGGATTCATCACCGCGGCGATCAAGGAAGTCGCCGACACCCGCGTCGGCGACACCATCACCGACGACCGGAAGCCGATCAGCGAGATGCTGCCGGGCTTCAAGCCCGCGATCCCGGTCGTGTTCTGCGGCCTGTTTCCGGTCGACGCCAACGACTTCGAGACGCTGCGCGCGGCGATGGGCAAGCTGCGGCTGAACGACGCGAGCTTCTCCTACGAGATGGAGACCTCCGCCGCGCTCGGCTTCGGCTTCCGCTGCGGCTTCCTCGGCTTGTTGCACCTGGAGATCATCCAGGAGCGGCTGTCGCGCGAGTTCGACCTCAACCTGATCGCGACCGCGCCGAGCGTCATCTACAAGATGAAGCTGACCGACGGCAGCGAGCTCGAGATCCACAATCCCGTCGACATGCCCGACGTGGTCAAGATCGCCGAGATCGACGAGCCCTGGATCGAGGCCACCATCCTCACCCCCGACGAATATCTCGGCAGCGTGCTGAAGCTGTGCCAGGACCGCCGCGGCTCGCAGAAGGAGCTGACTTACGTCGGCACCCGCGCGATGGTGAAATACGACCTGCCGCTCAACGAGGTGGTGTTCGATTTCTACGACCGCCTGAAATCGGTCTCCAAGGGCTACGCCTCGTTCGACTATCACCTGACCGACTACAAGCCGGCCGATTTGGTGAAGATGCAGATCCTGGTCAACGCCGAGCCGGTCGACGCGCTGTCGATGCTGGTGCATCGCACCCGCGCCGAAGGCCGCGGCCGCGCCATGGTCGAGAAGATGAAGGAGCTGATCCCGCCGCACATGTTCCAGATCCCGATCCAGGCGGCGATCGGCGGCAAGGTGATCGCGCGCGAAACCGTGCGTGCGCTGCGCAAGGACGTCACCGCGAAGTGCTACGGCGGCGACATCACGCGCAAGCGCAAGCTTCTGGAGAAGCAGAAGGAAGGCAAGAAGAAGATGCGGCAGTTCGGCAAGGTCGACATCCCGCAGGAAGCCTTCATCGCCGCGCTCAAGGTGGATAGCTGA